A window of the Chloroflexus sp. Y-396-1 genome harbors these coding sequences:
- the hisN gene encoding histidinol-phosphatase, whose product MSTSLEQMLDFARQIAYEAGQITLQYFQRGVTVERKVDESPVTIADRAAERHLRAMIQAAYPDHAVLGEEDGLSGSEHATYRWVLDPIDGTKSFVRGVPLYGVLIGLLREGEPVLGVIHLPALAETVAAAQGLGCFWNNQPCRVSSISTLRESLVVGTTAHDYERYAKEAAFQRILARAALFRTWGDCYGYVLVATGRAEVALDPAMNVWDAAALLPILTEAGGTYTDWQGTPTIYNHEGIGSNKHVLPELLALISGEEQV is encoded by the coding sequence ATGAGCACGTCGCTTGAACAAATGCTCGATTTTGCCCGTCAGATTGCTTACGAAGCCGGTCAGATCACGCTTCAGTATTTTCAACGGGGGGTCACGGTTGAGCGTAAAGTGGATGAATCGCCGGTGACTATTGCCGATCGCGCTGCCGAACGCCATTTGCGGGCCATGATCCAGGCAGCGTACCCCGATCATGCAGTACTCGGTGAGGAAGACGGTCTGAGTGGGAGCGAACATGCAACCTACCGTTGGGTACTTGACCCCATCGATGGTACCAAGAGCTTTGTGCGCGGAGTGCCGCTCTATGGGGTGTTAATCGGTCTATTGCGCGAAGGCGAGCCGGTCCTTGGCGTGATCCATCTGCCAGCGCTCGCTGAAACGGTGGCGGCTGCTCAGGGCCTTGGCTGCTTTTGGAACAATCAGCCCTGCCGTGTCTCGTCGATTTCTACCCTCCGCGAGAGTCTGGTCGTCGGAACCACCGCTCACGATTACGAACGATACGCAAAAGAGGCTGCCTTCCAGCGTATCCTGGCCCGTGCTGCGCTTTTCCGCACCTGGGGTGATTGTTATGGCTATGTGTTGGTCGCAACCGGTCGGGCCGAGGTTGCCCTTGATCCGGCAATGAACGTCTGGGATGCCGCAGCACTGTTGCCGATCTTGACTGAAGCTGGCGGGACGTACACCGACTGGCAGGGCACACCGACCATTTACAATCATGAAGGCATCGGTAGTAATAAACACGTCTTACCTGAACTGTTAGCTCTTATCTCGGGCGAGGAACAGGTATGA
- the holB gene encoding DNA polymerase III subunit delta', translated as MWHIHGHEWAIEQLRSNIRTQRVAHAYLFAGPSGIGKSLLALRMAQALLCEEQTGDPCLQCRTCRRIERESHPDVRIASMATQAAAAKAEEAARQKELKIATIREWQRDLALRPYEASRRILILYDAERLSEEAANAMLKTLEEPPDYATLLLVAHSNDLLPTIVSRCRVLRLRPLPREQVAAALRARGASPDQADILAAWSNGRIGWAINLMNDPVAQTTRRERLDVFIGLHKADLITALQWAEQRAKEYRAGDQATVLEWLELWQSWWRDMLFITAGCAEAITNIDRRAELTMLAQQIPPTAAFAFLQKIITVSQQLNENVSPQLALEHLVLHLPRSG; from the coding sequence ATGTGGCACATACACGGTCACGAATGGGCTATTGAACAACTGCGGAGCAATATTCGCACTCAGCGTGTTGCCCACGCCTACCTCTTTGCCGGCCCATCAGGGATCGGTAAATCGTTGCTGGCCCTTCGGATGGCCCAGGCGTTGCTATGTGAGGAGCAAACAGGCGATCCCTGCTTGCAGTGTCGAACCTGTCGTCGCATCGAACGCGAGAGCCACCCCGATGTTCGGATTGCAAGTATGGCAACACAGGCCGCCGCTGCCAAAGCCGAGGAAGCAGCCCGCCAGAAAGAATTGAAAATTGCGACTATCCGCGAATGGCAACGCGATCTGGCTCTGCGTCCGTATGAGGCGTCACGCCGGATTTTGATCCTCTACGATGCCGAACGGCTGAGCGAGGAAGCGGCTAATGCGATGTTAAAGACTCTGGAGGAGCCACCCGATTACGCTACCCTCTTGCTGGTAGCGCACAGTAACGATCTCCTGCCAACGATTGTCTCACGCTGTCGGGTCTTGCGTTTACGCCCGTTACCACGTGAGCAGGTAGCAGCCGCCTTGCGCGCCCGCGGTGCGTCTCCGGATCAGGCCGATATACTGGCAGCTTGGAGCAATGGTCGGATCGGGTGGGCAATCAACTTGATGAATGATCCGGTAGCGCAAACGACCCGCCGTGAGCGGTTAGACGTATTCATTGGATTGCACAAGGCTGATCTGATCACTGCGCTGCAATGGGCGGAACAGCGAGCAAAAGAGTACCGGGCTGGCGATCAGGCAACAGTGCTGGAATGGCTTGAACTATGGCAGAGCTGGTGGCGCGATATGCTCTTTATTACGGCAGGTTGTGCAGAAGCGATAACTAACATTGACCGACGCGCAGAATTGACCATGCTGGCACAGCAGATACCACCGACGGCGGCGTTTGCCTTCTTGCAAAAGATTATTACGGTGAGCCAGCAACTGAATGAGAATGTGAGTCCGCAACTGGCACTTGAACATCTGGTATTACATCTTCCCCGCTCTGGCTGA
- a CDS encoding DEAD/DEAH box helicase, producing MNTTSIFDLHAAVIDDYRQFVESFIHIADDRIRTMVEQTIADQRLWPEPLVQLSPAYAAAPTVDELAQRGIIQPETAHFFRTPTNQPFRLYQHQYEALQYAKQRKSFVVTSGTGSGKSTCYFLPIIDDLLRSREPVSGVQAIIIYPMNALVNSQEQALQRLANQYREQYSREFPIRFARYTGETSEEQRELLRRDPPHILLTNFVMAELMMVRPDDQRLIGGAMQALRFLVFDELHTYRGRQGADVAMLIRRLKQRYAAPDILHIGTSATMVAGTNASAAERRRVVAEFASRFFAHSMTADQVIEETLEPLTIGGPPTNAELQAAWENPLPSADDGTGWEILRRHPLARWIEFALGVQTDTDGRLVRRTPRTLSEAAQELAEQVSRTPEECRQKIQQMLEYGSTINRPGGGMAFAFKLHQFISQSNRVYATLEDRQTRQISLDGLIRTSNQRLYLPLVFCRHCGQEYYDVLVYNRDVLPNLNEQMLVNGIDDNDDSQQLGYLMLPLESDDWSDEKIPDEWYDAKGRIEKNWRTRVPRQVWVSPDGRFSEQPFPTGQRMWFQPRPFTICLRCEKWYQGRTSEYAKLSYLSSENVSSATSILAISLLRRAADTGNSNTVYDRLLSFVDNRQDAALQAGHFNDLVHIAVIRAALVEALRTHHKLRDSNVAREVVKSSGLTLRDIARSTELREGTPMARKVWRTFTDLIEYWLYEDLQRGWRSIVQPNLEQLGLLRIEYDGLHEFCTDEQVWRESLRCIQPEQRASIVRHLLDTMRQRRAIDTRCLQEDYQRELRKRVESDLNEFWGFDSEDGNDLQTATYVRIRGTASKPVGGISLGWQSAFARQLRKVMRLDQDTYEAIIRELLEQLVAYGMVTRLRPIADHQRFQLNAACLCWQPGTDELENTGTNGIDDRLDGSRHTRRPNSFFRHFYLQKAEALAALEAREHTAQVVAPGERERREKRFRWTKADQNDPTLNRRLPFLVCSPTMELGIDIAELSLVHLRNVPPTPANYAQRSGRAGRQGQPGLIITYCRANRPHDQYFFRNRKEMVAGSVQAPRIDLTGEALVRAHLHAIWLAAVRLPLGNSIGNIINLDHPDLPLNENVWHQIRLAPAGLREVREQVVAALLSEDLRRDAPWYNERWLEDELTEVPRRFDEAFNRWRELYRIALRQLAEANALINSNDKDNQERGKRLQDEALRQRNLLLQTDVASEESDFYPYRYLASEGFLPGYNFPALPVRAWIRRGEGEFIPRPRVLGLREFAPGNYIYHEGAKWEVTGFRVTSSGLVDRRMDRKLCYTCGAFTTLEHDMCPVCQTRFDGSNSYLAPLLEMPNVTTRRRERITSDEEERRRRGFNIITKFQFAPQTARQLEAKIVDENTTLLDLIYAPAATVLTINRGWLLAQERGFLVDLSNGEIISEQKIAQLYKQEGPPRTEPSGERVFLCAQETKNILLIRLRAPGWGNDSRFWTSLKYALRFGLVEAFQLDTNEIAAEVVGRDDWCSLMFIEESEGGVGVLRRLIEEPDAFQRMVLSALDLCHFTTEGVDMKPECTTACYDCLLSFSNQYEILQIDRHHIRDALIRLHRARLQQIYNRRTYDEQVARLLAQIDPQSELERRFLKTLQALRAQLPDSAQERIGVANCVADFFYDPNICVFCDGSVHDEPHQRARDEQVRRELRASGYRVIVIRYDRNLEEQIRSYPDVFKV from the coding sequence ATGAATACGACCTCGATTTTCGATCTTCATGCGGCTGTGATCGACGATTATCGTCAGTTTGTCGAGTCGTTTATTCATATTGCCGATGATCGGATTCGCACGATGGTGGAACAGACCATCGCTGATCAACGACTATGGCCAGAGCCATTGGTGCAATTAAGCCCGGCATACGCTGCGGCGCCTACCGTTGACGAGCTGGCGCAACGTGGGATCATTCAGCCAGAAACGGCTCACTTCTTCCGCACGCCGACGAACCAACCATTTCGTCTCTATCAGCATCAGTACGAAGCACTCCAGTACGCGAAACAGCGAAAGAGCTTTGTCGTTACCAGTGGTACCGGTTCTGGTAAAAGTACATGTTATTTCTTACCAATTATCGATGATCTGTTGCGTTCCCGTGAACCCGTCAGTGGTGTGCAGGCTATAATTATTTATCCAATGAATGCGCTGGTAAATTCGCAAGAACAGGCGTTACAGCGTTTGGCAAACCAGTATCGTGAACAGTACAGTCGCGAGTTCCCGATCCGATTTGCGCGCTATACCGGTGAGACCAGCGAAGAACAGCGCGAGCTGTTGCGCCGTGATCCGCCACATATCTTGCTCACGAACTTTGTGATGGCAGAACTGATGATGGTGCGACCCGATGATCAGCGGCTGATCGGCGGTGCTATGCAGGCGTTGCGTTTTTTGGTGTTCGATGAGCTACATACCTACCGTGGTCGCCAGGGGGCCGACGTGGCGATGTTGATCCGACGTTTGAAACAACGGTATGCGGCGCCGGATATTCTACATATCGGCACCTCAGCCACTATGGTTGCTGGCACGAACGCATCTGCTGCTGAGCGACGTCGCGTCGTAGCTGAGTTTGCATCACGTTTCTTCGCACACTCGATGACCGCCGATCAGGTGATCGAAGAGACTCTCGAACCACTGACAATTGGGGGGCCACCAACGAATGCTGAGCTTCAAGCAGCATGGGAAAATCCTCTGCCATCAGCCGATGATGGTACGGGTTGGGAGATTCTGCGACGTCATCCACTGGCACGCTGGATCGAATTTGCCCTTGGTGTGCAGACCGATACCGATGGCCGCCTGGTACGTCGTACACCGCGCACGCTTAGCGAAGCCGCGCAAGAACTAGCCGAACAAGTGAGTCGAACACCAGAGGAGTGCCGGCAGAAGATTCAACAGATGCTGGAATACGGTAGCACGATCAATCGTCCTGGCGGCGGTATGGCATTTGCGTTTAAGTTACACCAGTTCATCTCACAGAGCAACCGGGTGTATGCCACGCTTGAAGACCGTCAAACCCGCCAAATATCACTCGATGGTCTGATCCGTACCAGCAATCAGCGACTGTACCTCCCCCTTGTCTTTTGTCGTCATTGCGGTCAGGAGTACTATGACGTTCTCGTTTACAACCGTGATGTGCTGCCCAACCTGAATGAGCAGATGCTCGTCAACGGTATCGACGATAACGATGACAGCCAGCAACTTGGTTATCTGATGCTGCCCCTGGAATCGGACGACTGGAGTGATGAAAAGATCCCTGATGAGTGGTACGACGCGAAGGGCCGCATCGAAAAAAACTGGCGCACACGTGTCCCCAGACAGGTATGGGTGTCGCCAGATGGTCGATTCAGCGAACAGCCATTCCCTACAGGGCAACGAATGTGGTTTCAACCACGTCCTTTTACGATCTGTCTGCGCTGTGAAAAATGGTACCAGGGCAGAACAAGTGAGTACGCGAAACTCAGCTACCTCTCCAGTGAGAACGTATCGAGTGCGACTTCCATCCTCGCGATCTCGCTCTTACGGCGTGCCGCCGATACTGGCAATAGCAACACCGTATACGACCGCCTGCTTTCGTTTGTCGATAATCGCCAGGATGCCGCATTACAAGCCGGTCACTTCAACGATCTCGTCCATATTGCGGTGATTCGAGCCGCCTTGGTCGAAGCCCTGCGCACCCATCACAAGCTACGCGACAGTAATGTCGCCAGGGAGGTAGTGAAATCAAGTGGTCTTACCTTGCGAGATATTGCCAGAAGCACAGAACTGCGCGAAGGAACGCCAATGGCGCGCAAAGTCTGGCGAACGTTCACCGATCTGATCGAGTACTGGCTCTACGAAGACCTCCAGCGCGGCTGGCGGAGTATTGTCCAGCCTAATCTCGAACAACTTGGTCTGCTCCGGATCGAATACGATGGACTGCACGAGTTCTGTACCGATGAGCAGGTGTGGCGGGAGTCGCTGCGGTGTATTCAGCCAGAACAGCGGGCAAGCATTGTGCGCCACCTGCTCGATACCATGCGTCAGCGGCGAGCAATTGATACGCGCTGTCTGCAAGAAGATTACCAGCGTGAATTGCGCAAACGGGTCGAGAGCGATCTGAATGAGTTCTGGGGTTTTGACTCCGAGGATGGAAACGATTTGCAGACGGCGACGTATGTGAGGATCCGTGGGACAGCGAGCAAGCCGGTGGGCGGTATCTCGCTAGGCTGGCAGAGCGCATTTGCCCGGCAATTACGCAAGGTTATGCGGCTTGACCAGGATACGTATGAAGCCATCATTCGCGAGCTGCTCGAACAACTGGTCGCTTATGGGATGGTTACCCGCCTCCGTCCCATTGCCGATCATCAACGCTTTCAACTCAACGCCGCCTGTTTGTGCTGGCAACCAGGAACAGACGAATTGGAAAACACTGGAACGAACGGTATCGATGATCGGCTTGATGGTAGTAGGCATACCCGTCGACCAAATTCCTTCTTCCGTCATTTTTACCTGCAAAAAGCCGAAGCGCTTGCGGCATTGGAAGCCCGTGAGCACACTGCACAGGTTGTAGCCCCGGGAGAGCGTGAGCGACGGGAAAAGCGCTTTCGCTGGACAAAAGCTGATCAGAATGATCCGACGCTGAACCGGCGTTTACCGTTCCTGGTCTGTTCACCAACTATGGAATTAGGCATTGACATTGCCGAACTTTCTCTGGTTCATCTGCGAAACGTTCCGCCGACACCGGCCAACTACGCACAACGTAGTGGTCGCGCCGGTCGTCAGGGACAACCAGGATTGATCATCACGTACTGCCGGGCCAATCGGCCACACGATCAATATTTCTTCCGCAATCGCAAAGAGATGGTGGCCGGAAGCGTGCAGGCGCCGCGCATTGATCTGACCGGTGAAGCACTGGTGCGCGCCCACCTCCACGCAATATGGCTGGCCGCAGTACGCCTGCCACTCGGTAACTCGATTGGGAACATCATTAATCTCGATCACCCTGATCTGCCGCTCAACGAAAATGTTTGGCACCAGATTCGGCTTGCACCGGCCGGTTTGCGTGAGGTACGTGAACAGGTCGTTGCTGCGCTCTTAAGCGAAGATTTGCGGCGTGATGCACCGTGGTACAACGAGCGTTGGCTCGAGGATGAGCTTACCGAAGTTCCAAGACGATTTGATGAGGCTTTTAATCGCTGGCGTGAATTGTACCGAATCGCCCTCCGCCAATTAGCAGAAGCAAATGCGCTGATCAACAGTAACGACAAAGATAATCAAGAGCGCGGGAAACGTCTTCAGGACGAAGCATTACGACAGCGAAACTTGCTCCTACAGACCGATGTTGCCAGCGAGGAGAGTGACTTCTATCCGTATCGGTATCTGGCCAGCGAAGGCTTTCTGCCTGGATATAACTTCCCGGCACTCCCGGTACGAGCCTGGATCAGACGTGGTGAGGGCGAGTTTATTCCCCGACCTCGTGTTCTGGGGTTGCGCGAATTCGCACCGGGTAACTACATCTACCACGAAGGTGCAAAATGGGAAGTAACCGGTTTTCGAGTAACCTCCTCTGGTCTGGTAGACCGTCGGATGGATCGGAAGCTCTGCTATACCTGTGGTGCGTTTACCACGCTCGAACACGATATGTGTCCAGTCTGTCAGACCCGCTTCGATGGCAGTAACAGTTATCTGGCCCCACTCCTCGAAATGCCAAATGTAACTACCCGTCGTCGCGAGCGGATTACCTCGGACGAAGAGGAACGACGTCGCCGTGGGTTCAACATTATCACTAAGTTCCAGTTCGCCCCGCAGACAGCGCGGCAACTTGAGGCGAAGATTGTCGATGAGAATACCACCCTGCTCGATTTGATTTACGCCCCTGCAGCAACCGTACTTACGATCAACCGGGGATGGTTGTTAGCTCAGGAAAGAGGTTTTCTCGTCGATCTTAGTAATGGCGAGATCATTAGTGAACAGAAAATAGCTCAATTGTATAAGCAGGAAGGACCACCACGCACCGAGCCTTCAGGAGAACGAGTGTTCCTTTGTGCTCAGGAGACCAAAAACATTCTCTTGATACGGCTTCGTGCGCCAGGTTGGGGTAACGACTCCAGGTTCTGGACGAGCCTGAAATATGCGTTGCGTTTCGGATTGGTCGAGGCATTCCAGCTTGATACCAACGAGATTGCTGCTGAAGTCGTAGGGCGTGATGATTGGTGCTCACTCATGTTCATTGAAGAAAGTGAAGGTGGTGTTGGCGTGTTACGGCGGCTGATAGAGGAACCAGACGCATTTCAGCGTATGGTTCTGTCTGCCCTCGATCTCTGCCATTTCACGACCGAGGGTGTGGACATGAAACCTGAATGCACCACGGCATGCTACGACTGCTTACTCAGTTTCTCGAACCAATATGAAATCTTGCAGATTGACCGTCATCACATTCGTGACGCTTTAATCCGGTTACATCGCGCTCGGCTTCAGCAAATCTACAATCGGCGCACGTATGATGAACAGGTTGCCCGCCTGCTGGCGCAGATCGATCCGCAATCCGAGCTTGAGCGGCGATTTCTGAAAACATTGCAAGCACTGCGTGCGCAACTCCCCGATAGTGCGCAAGAGCGGATTGGTGTGGCGAATTGTGTCGCTGACTTTTTCTACGATCCTAATATCTGTGTCTTTTGCGACGGGAGTGTTCACGATGAACCACACCAGCGTGCGCGTGATGAGCAGGTGCGACGGGAACTGCGTGCGTCTGGGTATCGGGTCATTGTTATCCGCTACGACCGTAATCTGGAAGAACAGATTCGGTCATACCCTGATGTGTTTAAGGTGTGA
- the fabF gene encoding beta-ketoacyl-ACP synthase II, with protein sequence MTSRALDRRAALRAELLGLVREHVPDEAIEAQIEALLAEVLADEPVADPQPVVSDHLPPDQRIVVTGMGVISPFGVGIEPFWSGLAAGRSAIGRITFFDPSDYPCQLAGQVNDFQPQMFIEAKEARRMSRAGQMAVAAARMAVEHARLPLERMARDEIGVLIASGTTSMPDVEQAMITLVQRGGMKISPFFIPAALPNMPSSQVAIQLGLRGYTTAICTACAAGAQAIGEAAEVIRRGDAEIMLAGGTEAPITELSLAAFCVLRALSTRSNHEPTRASRPFDALRDGFIPGEGAAVLVLERLSSAQRRGAPILAELIGYGVSADAYHVTAPDPDGEGAAMAMRRALQQARLAPQQVDYINAHATSTPAGDIAETRAIKKVFGEYAYSVPISSIKSMIGHLTGAAGAVEAAATILTLHHGLIPPTINLEHPDPECDLDYVPNIARQAELQVAISNSFGFGGVNTVLAFRKMS encoded by the coding sequence ATGACCTCACGAGCATTAGATCGGCGCGCAGCGTTGCGGGCCGAATTGCTCGGTCTCGTGCGAGAGCATGTGCCCGATGAAGCAATAGAAGCGCAAATTGAAGCATTACTGGCTGAAGTGCTAGCTGATGAACCGGTTGCTGACCCACAGCCGGTCGTATCTGACCATCTCCCTCCCGATCAACGGATTGTCGTTACCGGTATGGGGGTCATCTCGCCGTTCGGCGTTGGGATTGAACCATTTTGGTCTGGTCTGGCAGCCGGAAGAAGTGCCATTGGGCGGATTACCTTTTTTGATCCGAGTGACTACCCCTGTCAGCTAGCCGGTCAAGTAAACGACTTTCAGCCCCAGATGTTTATCGAGGCCAAAGAGGCACGCCGGATGTCACGGGCCGGTCAGATGGCTGTTGCCGCAGCACGTATGGCTGTCGAACACGCTCGTCTCCCACTCGAACGAATGGCCCGTGATGAGATCGGGGTCTTGATTGCCAGCGGGACGACCTCGATGCCAGACGTTGAACAGGCAATGATTACGTTAGTTCAGCGTGGTGGCATGAAAATCAGCCCCTTCTTCATTCCGGCAGCGTTACCGAATATGCCCTCCAGTCAGGTCGCAATTCAATTAGGTCTACGCGGTTACACCACAGCGATCTGTACGGCCTGTGCAGCCGGTGCTCAGGCAATTGGTGAGGCCGCCGAGGTGATTCGCCGTGGCGATGCCGAAATTATGCTGGCCGGTGGTACCGAAGCACCGATCACCGAACTTAGTCTGGCAGCATTTTGCGTGTTACGAGCACTCAGTACACGTAGCAACCACGAACCCACCCGAGCGTCTCGACCATTCGACGCACTCCGTGATGGGTTTATCCCCGGTGAAGGAGCGGCTGTATTAGTACTGGAACGGTTAAGTAGCGCACAACGACGTGGAGCGCCCATTCTGGCCGAATTGATCGGGTACGGTGTCTCGGCTGATGCTTATCACGTGACGGCGCCCGACCCCGATGGCGAGGGGGCGGCGATGGCGATGCGACGAGCATTACAACAGGCGCGCCTGGCGCCACAGCAGGTCGATTACATTAATGCCCATGCCACCAGTACGCCAGCCGGCGATATTGCCGAAACTCGTGCGATCAAAAAGGTATTCGGTGAGTATGCCTATAGTGTCCCCATAAGCTCAATTAAATCGATGATTGGTCACCTTACCGGTGCCGCCGGTGCAGTGGAAGCAGCAGCAACTATTCTGACCCTTCACCACGGCTTGATCCCACCAACGATTAATCTCGAACATCCAGACCCCGAATGCGATCTCGATTATGTTCCGAATATCGCACGTCAGGCGGAGTTACAGGTCGCTATTTCTAATTCGTTCGGATTCGGTGGCGTGAATACCGTCCTGGCTTTTCGCAAAATGTCATAA
- the hisC gene encoding histidinol-phosphate transaminase: MMSVMPHLVRPEIADLEAYTPIVPLEVLAARLGLPVEQIVKLDANENPYGPAPAALAALQMTTTYHIYPDPEQTALRTALAAYTGRSPDEIICGAGADELIDLVLRLIINPGDAIIDCPPTFGMYRFDAGICGGRVISVPRRADFSLDLPAIVQAAAQGAKAIFLTSPNNPTGNPLPRDELLQILALPLLVVVDEAYIEFAEPDRAPVGASDLLDRYPNLAILRTFSKWAGLAGLRVGYGLFPRWLSEQLWKIKQPYNVSVAAQAAAVASLAVADELRQRVRAIVAERERLFARLQTFSCLTPFPSLANFILCRVEGRDARQLKLALERRGVLVRHYQTPLLNGYIRISVGTPDQTDTLLTTLAEVIQ, from the coding sequence ATGATGTCCGTTATGCCCCATCTTGTTCGTCCTGAGATTGCTGACCTCGAGGCGTATACGCCGATTGTGCCGCTCGAGGTATTAGCTGCCCGTCTCGGTCTGCCGGTTGAGCAGATCGTGAAACTCGATGCAAACGAAAATCCGTATGGTCCGGCGCCAGCGGCATTGGCTGCTCTCCAGATGACGACGACGTACCATATTTACCCTGACCCCGAACAAACAGCGTTACGCACTGCACTGGCTGCGTATACGGGGCGCTCACCCGATGAAATTATCTGTGGCGCCGGCGCCGATGAACTGATTGATCTGGTGTTGCGTCTGATCATCAATCCCGGTGATGCCATTATCGATTGTCCACCCACCTTTGGGATGTACCGGTTTGATGCCGGTATTTGTGGTGGTCGGGTGATCAGTGTTCCGCGCCGCGCCGATTTCAGTCTCGATCTACCGGCGATTGTTCAGGCTGCGGCGCAGGGCGCAAAAGCCATTTTTCTCACTTCACCCAATAATCCAACCGGTAATCCATTGCCACGAGACGAGTTGTTGCAGATTCTCGCATTACCCCTACTGGTCGTTGTTGATGAAGCCTACATTGAATTTGCCGAACCGGATCGTGCACCGGTGGGCGCGAGCGATTTGCTTGACCGCTACCCTAATCTGGCAATTCTGCGCACCTTCAGCAAGTGGGCCGGATTGGCCGGGTTACGGGTTGGCTATGGTCTCTTCCCGCGTTGGCTGAGCGAGCAGCTTTGGAAAATCAAACAACCGTACAATGTATCGGTTGCGGCGCAGGCGGCAGCAGTTGCCTCGCTTGCCGTCGCTGACGAGTTGCGTCAGCGAGTACGGGCGATTGTCGCCGAACGCGAGCGTCTCTTTGCCCGCCTCCAGACATTTTCGTGCCTAACCCCCTTCCCCAGTCTGGCGAACTTTATTCTCTGTCGCGTCGAAGGGCGTGATGCCCGTCAGCTAAAATTGGCGCTCGAACGACGTGGGGTGTTAGTACGGCATTACCAGACACCACTGTTGAACGGCTATATTCGGATTAGTGTCGGTACCCCAGACCAGACCGATACCCTCCTCACAACGCTTGCCGAGGTGATCCAATGA
- a CDS encoding nucleoside triphosphate pyrophosphohydrolase family protein: MNADQYQQLALRTLAAGLDARERLTNAALGLSGEAGEFADAVKKHLFHGHPLEREALLKEVGDILWYAALACDALDTSLGAVMAANIEKLRRRYPEGFSSERSQQRSE, translated from the coding sequence ATGAACGCCGATCAATATCAACAACTGGCGCTGCGTACTTTGGCAGCCGGTCTGGATGCTCGTGAACGTTTGACCAATGCAGCGCTCGGTCTGAGTGGTGAAGCTGGGGAGTTTGCTGACGCGGTCAAAAAACACCTTTTCCACGGTCACCCTCTTGAGCGCGAAGCACTGCTGAAAGAGGTAGGCGATATTCTCTGGTACGCCGCTCTGGCCTGCGATGCGCTTGATACTTCGCTTGGGGCGGTCATGGCGGCTAATATCGAAAAATTACGTCGTCGTTATCCGGAGGGATTTAGCAGTGAGCGAAGTCAGCAGCGCAGTGAATAG
- the hisB gene encoding imidazoleglycerol-phosphate dehydratase HisB, with translation MSEVSSAVNRVRRATIERTTGETSIVLSLTIDGSGHADVQTGIGFLDHMLTLWARHGLFDLTVRAQGDLQVDEHHTAEDVCICLGRAIDQALAERAGIVRTAHSFVPMDEALALVAIDLGGRPYCVVQADFVTPRVGQLGTDLIAHLFESIAFNGRFNLHAQVLYGRNDHHKIEALFKACGRALDAATRIDPRLGETVPSTKGVI, from the coding sequence GTGAGCGAAGTCAGCAGCGCAGTGAATAGGGTTCGGCGGGCAACCATCGAGCGTACCACCGGCGAAACGAGTATTGTGCTGTCGCTTACCATCGATGGTAGTGGCCACGCCGATGTACAGACCGGAATTGGGTTCCTCGATCATATGCTTACCCTGTGGGCTCGTCACGGTCTCTTTGACCTTACCGTCCGTGCACAGGGTGATCTTCAGGTTGATGAACATCATACGGCTGAAGATGTGTGCATCTGTCTGGGACGCGCAATCGATCAGGCGCTGGCCGAGCGGGCTGGGATCGTTCGCACAGCCCATAGCTTTGTGCCGATGGATGAAGCTCTGGCCCTGGTTGCAATTGATCTGGGGGGACGCCCCTACTGTGTCGTGCAGGCCGATTTTGTTACCCCACGGGTAGGACAGTTAGGGACCGATCTGATTGCTCACCTGTTTGAGAGTATTGCTTTCAATGGTCGTTTCAATCTACACGCGCAAGTGTTGTACGGGCGCAATGATCATCACAAGATTGAGGCGTTGTTTAAGGCATGTGGACGCGCACTTGATGCTGCTACCCGTATCGATCCGCGTCTTGGCGAGACGGTACCGAGTACAAAGGGCGTGATATGA